Part of the Aquabacterium sp. NJ1 genome, TCGACACTGAAGTCCAGCCTGGCGGCCTGGGGCTCAAGGTAGAAGCCGTTGTAAAGGGTGTTCGTGGGGACCGTCACACTGGCGGCACTGGCCAGGCCAGCAGCCAGGAACATGGACGCAACCACGCCCTGCTTGAATCGCAATCTCATGAGCTTCACCTGATTTTTGATGGGGGACGACGTAGTCCGATGCCATCAAGGTAGCAGCGCCTGAATCAGGCAGGCATTGGGGCAAGCACGGCCCCCGCCTAGAAGACGGCGCAATTCACGACCGCTGTAGCGGCGCGCCCATGAAAAAAGTCTCCCATAGGAGGCTTCTTGATGCGGGTATCGGGAACCACCGTCAAGCGCCCTGCCTGCGCCGCTTGCTGATCAGCAGGCCGGCCAGGCCCAGGCCCATCAGCGTGCTGCTGGTGGGCTCGGGTACCACGGTGGCCGTGAGCGTGCCGTAGTCGGTTGTGTATTGGTAGAGTTGTCTGCCCAAGATCATCAGCCCCAGGGATTTTTCGAGTACCGCGTAGCCTGTTGCGGTGATCTTCAGCCCCGTCATGCTGGCCACGGTAGTGCCAGGACCGGTTGGATTGGTGAGGCCTGTCACGCTGCCGATGTCCCACAGATAGACGTTGTTGAGGGCGCCCACACCATTGCCCCCAATCAGGTTGGCATAGACCTTCTTGTTGGCAAGGTCGATGTTCAGGTCGGTCACCGTCAAGGAGCCCCCTGTGGACATGCCAAAAAGTTGGGGTGACTGCACGGTGATCCCCCCTGTTGTGGCCAGAGACAGCACCTCGTTGGTGTGGTCATCGATGGTCAGCGAGGTGAGGGGGGCGCTGAAACCCGCGCTTTCGTAAAAGCCATCCGAGTCCTTGGTCACGGTGGCACTGGCGGCGCCGTAGCTGCTCAGGGTGGCTTTGGTGCTGTCCCATGTTTGCAGCAAGTCAATGTAAAAGTCCATGTTGAGCGCCCCGCCACCAAAGGCGATGCCCTGGTATTCGGTGCCGCTTGGGATGGTCACGGAGGTGGCGTGAGCCAGTCCGATGCCCATGAACATGGATGCTGCAAAGCTGGGCTTGAACCATGAGGTCATCTGTTTCTCCTTGAGTTTTTAATGATGTCCGGGGGGCGACCGGTGTCGCCAGGCTGGACGCGTCCAACCCCATGAAAAAAGCCTCCCGCAGGAGGCTCTTTGGTGGGGGACCGGAAACCGATCAGCCCAGGGCAGCCAGGTCGGCGCCGACCTTCTGCAGCATTTCTTCGGTGATCAGGCCACCGGAGAACTTGGCGACCATCGACAGGGCGAAGCCCTTGCCCATGCCGATTTGCGGGTGGGTGGAAATGCCGGGCATGTGCTTTTCCAGGATGGCCTTGGTGGCTTCGTTGTCCAGC contains:
- a CDS encoding PEP-CTERM sorting domain-containing protein, with amino-acid sequence MTSWFKPSFAASMFMGIGLAHATSVTIPSGTEYQGIAFGGGALNMDFYIDLLQTWDSTKATLSSYGAASATVTKDSDGFYESAGFSAPLTSLTIDDHTNEVLSLATTGGITVQSPQLFGMSTGGSLTVTDLNIDLANKKVYANLIGGNGVGALNNVYLWDIGSVTGLTNPTGPGTTVASMTGLKITATGYAVLEKSLGLMILGRQLYQYTTDYGTLTATVVPEPTSSTLMGLGLAGLLISKRRRQGA